The following are from one region of the Streptomyces tuirus genome:
- the sucD gene encoding succinate--CoA ligase subunit alpha encodes MAIFLNKDSKVIVQGMTGATGMKHTKLMLADGTNVVGGVNPRKAGTSVDIDGTEIPVFGTVAEAMEKTGANVSVLFVPPAFAKAAVVEAIDAEIPLAVVITEGIAVHDSAAFYAYAVSQGNKTRIIGPNCPGLITPGQSNAGIIPGDITKPGRIGLVSKSGTLTYQMMYELRDIGFSSAVGIGGDPVIGTTHIDALAAFEADPDTDLIVMIGEIGGDAEERAAAFIKENVKKPVVGYVAGFTAPEGKTMGHAGAIVSGSSGTAAAKKEALEAAGVKVGKTPTETAKLAREILAG; translated from the coding sequence ATGGCTATCTTCCTCAACAAGGACAGCAAGGTCATCGTCCAGGGCATGACCGGTGCCACGGGCATGAAGCACACCAAGCTCATGCTGGCCGACGGCACGAACGTCGTCGGTGGCGTGAACCCCCGCAAGGCGGGCACGTCCGTCGACATCGACGGCACCGAGATCCCGGTCTTCGGCACGGTCGCCGAGGCCATGGAGAAGACGGGCGCGAACGTGTCCGTCCTCTTCGTGCCGCCGGCCTTCGCCAAGGCGGCCGTCGTCGAGGCCATCGACGCCGAGATCCCGCTCGCGGTCGTCATCACCGAGGGCATCGCCGTCCATGACTCGGCCGCGTTCTACGCGTACGCCGTGTCCCAGGGCAACAAGACCCGGATCATCGGCCCGAACTGCCCCGGCCTCATCACGCCGGGCCAGTCCAACGCCGGCATCATCCCGGGCGACATCACCAAGCCGGGCCGCATCGGCCTGGTCTCGAAGTCCGGCACGCTGACGTACCAGATGATGTACGAGCTGCGTGACATCGGCTTCTCCTCCGCCGTCGGCATCGGTGGCGACCCGGTCATCGGCACGACCCACATCGACGCGCTCGCCGCGTTCGAGGCCGACCCCGACACCGACCTGATCGTGATGATCGGTGAGATCGGCGGCGACGCCGAGGAGCGGGCCGCGGCCTTCATCAAGGAGAACGTGAAGAAGCCGGTCGTCGGCTACGTCGCGGGCTTCACCGCGCCCGAGGGCAAGACCATGGGCCACGCCGGCGCCATCGTCTCCGGCTCCTCCGGCACGGCTGCCGCGAAGAAGGAGGCCCTCGAGGCCGCCGGCGTCAAGGTCGGCAAGACGCCGACCGAGACGGCCAAGCTGGCGCGCGAGATCCTCGCGGGCTGA
- a CDS encoding helix-turn-helix domain-containing protein translates to MTQSPALPLPPPKERRRLREAASLTRAQLASRVGVTGETVRGWETGRVTPRGRKGEKYAKLLNSLGERSEVTPAQGDAHDDTPEPAPPAAVSRRTARTRRKAAADDRKRPPATKDRGHGPVTGPDHTRTPVTDHSRPPGTPHHNRTSVPHHSRTPVLPHGQHHVILTERRRSTPPRRPDDAIAALTPDQAFDALYAFCAPALVRQTYLLTGRRELARESVERAFQIAWQRWPEVARDRDPAGWVRAMAYECALSPWHRLRLRHRHPEPPPPDAFDRALMDTLLKLPPSYRRTLVLYDGVGLGLPETAAETEASTRAAVNRLAHAREALAERLPELADPETLHWRLVELASTERLRAAKPTVVRKGGERRARFWTRAAIAFTVALIGTTALTLRTAPTHYEPPVPAGETVQGVPPPVAPGPLSESEQELRAKLRKEEQKGPDRLLPQLR, encoded by the coding sequence GTGACGCAGAGCCCTGCCCTCCCGCTCCCTCCACCCAAGGAACGCCGACGCCTGCGCGAGGCAGCCTCGCTGACACGGGCTCAGCTGGCCTCCCGGGTGGGCGTCACCGGTGAGACGGTGCGCGGATGGGAGACCGGCCGGGTCACGCCGCGCGGCCGCAAAGGGGAGAAGTACGCGAAGCTGCTCAACTCGCTGGGCGAGCGATCGGAGGTGACGCCTGCTCAGGGGGACGCCCATGACGACACCCCCGAGCCGGCACCCCCGGCCGCGGTCTCCCGGCGAACCGCCCGGACCCGGCGCAAGGCCGCCGCCGACGACCGGAAGCGACCGCCCGCCACGAAGGACCGGGGACACGGCCCCGTCACCGGCCCGGACCACACCCGCACCCCCGTCACGGACCACAGCCGTCCCCCCGGCACCCCTCATCACAACCGCACCTCAGTCCCGCACCACAGCCGGACCCCCGTCCTCCCTCACGGACAGCACCACGTCATCCTCACCGAGCGCCGGCGTTCGACGCCCCCGCGCCGCCCGGACGACGCCATCGCCGCGCTGACCCCCGATCAGGCCTTCGACGCGCTGTACGCCTTCTGCGCACCCGCGCTGGTCCGGCAGACCTATCTGCTGACGGGCCGTCGTGAACTGGCCCGGGAGTCGGTGGAGCGGGCCTTCCAGATCGCCTGGCAGCGCTGGCCCGAGGTGGCCCGCGACCGCGACCCGGCGGGCTGGGTGCGCGCGATGGCCTACGAGTGCGCGCTCTCGCCGTGGCACCGGCTCCGGCTGCGCCACCGGCACCCCGAGCCGCCGCCGCCCGACGCCTTCGACCGGGCGCTGATGGACACCCTGCTGAAGCTCCCGCCGTCCTACCGCCGCACGCTGGTGCTCTACGACGGCGTCGGGCTCGGCCTGCCGGAGACGGCGGCGGAGACCGAGGCGAGCACCCGCGCGGCCGTGAACCGGCTGGCGCACGCGCGCGAGGCGCTCGCCGAGCGGCTCCCGGAGCTGGCGGACCCGGAAACACTGCACTGGCGGCTGGTCGAGCTGGCCTCCACCGAGCGGCTGCGGGCCGCGAAACCGACGGTCGTGCGCAAGGGCGGGGAACGCAGGGCCCGGTTCTGGACCCGGGCCGCCATCGCCTTCACCGTGGCCCTGATCGGCACCACGGCCCTCACCCTCCGCACGGCCCCCACCCACTACGAGCCTCCGGTACCGGCGGGAGAGACGGTGCAGGGCGTACCGCCACCGGTCGCGCCCGGCCCCCTGTCGGAGTCGGAGCAGGAACTGCGCGCCAAGCTGCGCAAGGAGGAGCAGAAGGGACCGGACCGACTGCTTCCACAGCTGCGGTGA
- a CDS encoding cell division protein PerM, which produces MAGVTEMPARRRSPSPLLTRTRDRSPGLVDGLTAGALAAGLGLASFAVLVLLLWILSPYPDSGPGGAMHVAAALWLLAHGAELVRTDTLSGVPAPLGLPPLLLLALPVWLLHRAARDATDGGGADEDDDNDDEHGYGYGYGHAEDLTVAAGRPLASPRTAWTSVVLGYLAVAVPAALYAADGALRPSWVWTGVCIPLVAVVAAGAGVWSAYGRPGRPLRRLLGVLPAGVRPLVLGPDGRPGVAARASAAGVAVLLGGGALLVVVSLAWHGAAAQASLLRLTEGWSGRFAVLLLCVALLPNAAVWGAAYALGPGFALGAGHAVGPLASAPAPFLPPFPLLAAVPEAGRGTPLHWAAGAVPVVAAVAVGWIVATGAVAAERGGTGPGSTRAAGWSTGRTVRAAALASVLCAAVLGALAGLSGGPLGAGVLSRFGPVWWQAAAATLAWLAMLAIPTAVGVRAWRCRSPRAEQPSIAGQREGRAEGTHGPGRLRQGARLGRGRFTRTGVAGIAGVAGGAGGLDGTRGGRRADAFRGAESSASDGDAESFWILDGTGGARAADGPRGAGRTDGSRGAGSSAGDEDAEAFWGGVHGMPSSHTTDPASNESLAPHAPYEPSEPYEPSEPYEHDALYGLRDQDRDTDLGHYDFLPSDPAPSDPAPSDRSARPETT; this is translated from the coding sequence ATGGCGGGCGTGACCGAGATGCCCGCTCGCCGACGTTCGCCGTCACCGCTGCTCACCCGGACGCGTGACCGCTCGCCCGGACTGGTCGACGGCCTCACGGCCGGCGCGCTCGCGGCGGGCCTCGGGCTCGCGTCGTTCGCCGTGCTCGTGCTGCTGCTGTGGATCCTCTCGCCGTATCCGGACAGCGGGCCCGGCGGCGCCATGCACGTGGCGGCGGCGCTGTGGCTGCTGGCGCACGGTGCCGAGCTGGTCCGCACCGACACGCTCTCCGGCGTCCCCGCCCCCCTCGGCCTCCCGCCGCTGCTGCTGCTCGCCCTGCCGGTGTGGCTGCTGCACCGGGCGGCCCGGGACGCCACGGACGGCGGAGGAGCAGACGAGGACGACGACAACGACGACGAGCACGGCTATGGCTACGGCTACGGCCATGCAGAGGACCTCACCGTTGCCGCGGGCCGGCCCCTGGCCTCCCCCCGCACCGCGTGGACGAGCGTCGTCCTCGGCTACCTCGCCGTCGCCGTGCCCGCCGCCCTCTACGCCGCCGACGGTGCGCTGCGGCCGTCGTGGGTGTGGACCGGGGTGTGCATCCCGCTGGTCGCCGTCGTGGCGGCGGGGGCGGGCGTCTGGTCGGCGTACGGCCGTCCGGGCCGGCCGCTGCGGCGGCTGCTGGGCGTGCTGCCGGCGGGAGTGCGCCCGCTGGTGCTCGGCCCGGACGGACGCCCCGGTGTCGCCGCCCGGGCCTCGGCGGCCGGGGTGGCGGTGCTCCTCGGGGGTGGTGCGCTGCTGGTGGTGGTGTCGCTGGCGTGGCACGGGGCGGCGGCCCAGGCGTCGCTGCTCCGGCTGACCGAGGGGTGGTCGGGGCGGTTCGCCGTGCTGCTGCTGTGTGTGGCCCTGCTCCCGAACGCGGCGGTGTGGGGCGCCGCCTACGCCCTCGGCCCCGGTTTCGCCCTCGGCGCCGGCCACGCGGTCGGCCCGCTGGCCTCGGCGCCGGCGCCCTTCTTGCCGCCGTTCCCGCTGCTGGCGGCGGTACCGGAGGCGGGGCGGGGGACACCGTTGCACTGGGCGGCCGGGGCGGTGCCGGTGGTCGCCGCGGTGGCCGTGGGCTGGATCGTGGCCACGGGTGCGGTGGCAGCGGAGCGTGGTGGGACGGGGCCCGGCAGCACGCGGGCGGCCGGCTGGTCGACCGGCCGCACCGTCCGTGCCGCCGCGCTGGCGTCGGTACTGTGCGCGGCCGTGCTCGGGGCGCTGGCCGGGCTGTCGGGCGGTCCGCTCGGTGCCGGTGTGCTGTCCCGGTTCGGCCCGGTCTGGTGGCAGGCCGCCGCCGCGACGCTGGCCTGGCTGGCCATGCTCGCGATCCCGACGGCGGTGGGAGTACGGGCCTGGCGGTGCCGGTCGCCCCGGGCGGAGCAGCCGAGCATCGCCGGCCAGCGAGAGGGCAGGGCCGAGGGCACCCACGGCCCCGGGCGGCTGAGGCAGGGCGCCCGACTGGGCCGAGGCCGCTTCACGCGCACCGGAGTGGCCGGGATCGCGGGGGTGGCCGGGGGTGCGGGGGGCCTGGACGGCACCCGGGGCGGCCGACGGGCCGATGCTTTTCGGGGTGCCGAGTCGTCCGCGAGTGACGGGGACGCGGAGAGCTTTTGGATTTTGGACGGCACGGGTGGTGCTCGAGCCGCTGACGGGCCTCGGGGTGCCGGACGGACCGACGGCTCCAGGGGTGCCGGCTCGTCCGCGGGTGACGAGGACGCCGAGGCCTTCTGGGGTGGGGTTCACGGGATGCCGTCGTCGCACACCACGGACCCGGCGTCGAACGAGTCCCTCGCCCCCCACGCCCCCTACGAGCCCTCCGAACCCTACGAGCCCTCCGAGCCCTACGAGCACGACGCCCTCTACGGCCTGCGCGATCAGGACCGCGACACAGACCTCGGGCACTACGACTTCCTGCCGTCCGACCCGGCCCCGTCCGACCCGGCCCCGTCGGACCGGTCAGCCCGGCCGGAGACCACCTGA
- the purN gene encoding phosphoribosylglycinamide formyltransferase translates to MAAKPVAPRAKRLVVLVSGSGTNLQALLDEIAAVGAPEYGAEIVAVGADREGIEGLARAERAGLPAFVCKVRDHGSREEWDAALAEAVAAYEPDLVVSAGFMKIVGKEFLARFGGRFVNTHPALLPSFPGAHGVRDALAYGAKVTGCTVHFVDDGVDTGPIIAQGVVEIRDEDDEGALHERIKEVERRLLVEVVGRLARNGHRIEGRKVVIQ, encoded by the coding sequence GTGGCCGCCAAGCCCGTGGCCCCGCGCGCCAAGCGCCTCGTCGTGCTGGTCTCCGGATCCGGCACCAACCTCCAGGCGCTGCTCGACGAGATCGCCGCCGTCGGCGCACCGGAGTACGGGGCCGAGATCGTGGCCGTCGGTGCGGACCGCGAGGGCATCGAGGGGCTGGCGCGGGCCGAGCGCGCCGGGCTGCCGGCCTTCGTGTGCAAGGTCAGGGACCACGGCAGCCGCGAGGAGTGGGACGCCGCCCTCGCCGAGGCAGTCGCGGCGTACGAGCCCGACCTCGTCGTCTCCGCCGGGTTCATGAAGATCGTCGGCAAGGAGTTCCTCGCGCGGTTCGGCGGGCGGTTCGTCAACACGCACCCCGCGCTCCTGCCCAGTTTCCCGGGAGCCCACGGCGTGCGGGACGCGCTCGCGTACGGCGCCAAGGTCACCGGCTGCACCGTCCACTTCGTCGACGACGGCGTCGACACCGGGCCGATCATCGCGCAGGGCGTGGTGGAGATCCGGGACGAGGACGACGAAGGCGCTCTGCACGAGCGCATCAAGGAAGTCGAGCGAAGGCTGCTCGTCGAGGTCGTGGGGCGCCTCGCCCGCAACGGCCATCGCATTGAGGGACGAAAGGTAGTTATCCAGTGA
- the purH gene encoding bifunctional phosphoribosylaminoimidazolecarboxamide formyltransferase/IMP cyclohydrolase — protein MTAESNKRPLRRALVSVYDKTGLEDLARGLHEAGVELVSTGSTAAKIAAAGVPVTKVEELTGFPECLDGRVKTLHPRVHAGILADLRLDSHREQLAELGVEPFDLVVVNLYPFRETVASGASPDECVEQIDIGGPSMVRAAAKNHPSVAVVTSPARYADVLKAVQSGGFDLATRKRLAAEAFQHTAAYDVAVASWFASSYAPVDESEFPDFLGATWEREHTLRYGENPHQPAALYVSPEGGGLAQAEQLHGKEMSYNNYTDTDAARRAAYDHAEPCVAIIKHANPCGIAVGADVAEAHRKAHACDPLSAFGGVIAVNRPVSKEMAEQVAEIFTEVIVAPDYEDGALEALTKKKNIRVLRCADGPAAPVEVKPIDGGALLQVTDRLQADGDDPANWTLATGEALSADELAELAFAWRACRAVKSNAILLAKDGASVGVGMGQVNRVDSAKLAVERAGAERAAGAYAASDAFFPFPDGLEILTAAGVKAVVQPGGSVRDELVVEAAQKAGVTMYFTGTRHFFH, from the coding sequence GTGACCGCCGAGAGCAACAAGCGGCCCCTTCGCCGGGCGCTCGTCAGCGTCTACGACAAGACCGGTCTTGAGGACCTCGCGCGCGGGCTCCACGAGGCCGGGGTCGAGCTCGTCTCCACCGGCTCCACCGCCGCGAAGATCGCCGCTGCCGGCGTCCCCGTCACCAAGGTCGAGGAGCTCACCGGCTTCCCCGAGTGCCTGGACGGCCGGGTCAAGACCCTGCACCCGCGCGTGCACGCGGGCATCCTCGCCGACCTGCGCCTGGACAGCCACCGCGAGCAGCTCGCCGAGCTGGGTGTCGAGCCGTTCGACCTCGTCGTCGTGAACCTCTACCCGTTCCGCGAGACCGTCGCCTCCGGTGCCTCGCCCGACGAGTGCGTCGAGCAGATCGACATCGGCGGTCCGTCGATGGTCCGGGCCGCCGCCAAGAACCACCCGTCGGTCGCGGTCGTCACCAGCCCGGCCCGCTACGCCGATGTCCTCAAGGCCGTCCAGAGCGGCGGCTTCGACCTCGCCACCCGCAAGCGGCTCGCCGCCGAGGCCTTCCAGCACACGGCCGCCTACGACGTGGCCGTCGCCTCCTGGTTCGCCTCCTCCTACGCGCCGGTGGACGAGTCGGAGTTCCCCGACTTCCTCGGCGCCACCTGGGAGCGCGAGCACACCCTGCGCTACGGCGAGAACCCGCACCAGCCCGCCGCGCTCTACGTCTCCCCGGAGGGCGGCGGCCTCGCCCAGGCCGAGCAGCTGCACGGCAAGGAGATGTCGTACAACAACTACACGGACACGGACGCCGCCCGCCGTGCCGCGTACGACCACGCCGAGCCCTGTGTCGCGATCATCAAGCACGCCAACCCCTGCGGCATCGCCGTCGGCGCGGATGTCGCCGAGGCGCACCGCAAGGCGCACGCCTGTGACCCGCTGTCGGCGTTCGGCGGCGTGATCGCGGTCAACCGCCCGGTCAGCAAGGAGATGGCGGAGCAGGTCGCGGAGATCTTCACCGAGGTCATCGTCGCGCCCGACTACGAGGACGGGGCCCTTGAGGCCCTCACCAAGAAGAAGAACATCCGCGTGCTGCGCTGCGCCGACGGACCGGCCGCGCCCGTCGAGGTCAAGCCGATCGACGGCGGCGCGCTGCTCCAGGTCACCGACCGCCTCCAGGCCGACGGCGACGACCCGGCCAACTGGACGCTGGCGACCGGCGAGGCGCTCAGCGCCGACGAGCTGGCCGAGCTGGCGTTCGCCTGGAGGGCCTGTCGCGCGGTGAAGTCCAACGCGATCCTGCTCGCCAAGGACGGCGCCTCGGTCGGCGTCGGCATGGGGCAGGTCAACCGGGTGGACTCCGCGAAGCTGGCCGTCGAGCGGGCCGGTGCCGAGCGTGCCGCTGGCGCTTACGCCGCCTCCGACGCGTTCTTCCCCTTCCCGGACGGCCTGGAGATCCTCACCGCCGCCGGAGTCAAGGCCGTGGTCCAGCCCGGCGGTTCGGTCCGTGACGAGCTGGTCGTGGAGGCCGCGCAGAAGGCCGGCGTCACGATGTACTTCACGGGTACGCGGCACTTCTTCCACTGA
- a CDS encoding serine/threonine protein kinase: MTEAYAVPVPKGYRVGGWEVREPIATGAFGSVYAARRVGDGTGLPPTAALKFLPTGTATPRRLTHLRELAEREVELYRRLRHPRLLRMYQTLTVDDPGRPELDGATVLVLERAEGSLSALLAATPRPASGPALLAQIAEGLAQLHGAGWVHGDLKPANVLLMADGSVRLADFNMAAELEGTHAYTPAFSTPDYTPPELLWTEIGERGRRIRPSADIWAFGVLAHLVLTGTFPLPGATSTARRDAAAAYARGADELRLSPELPEEWREIVRACLTRTHRQRIGGTVLLRRVTAAAGPDRHVFGLPRLHTARRLSTARRLHPARRLRPARRRLRRGAVAAVLAGAAAALAALAYGISVRAGAGGAGGGTTGSGASANVSAAAYGASELRTDRGVPPAYRLLIVETAHDCDQKEVTPVLIAAMLKVESDFDPDLSDPDHNEYGIARWTPRVLRWWMNEDGTPGETVPRPPFPPAESIPAMGRYLCWIAPRLHEGLPGDRQVLIASAYRTSYRTVNATKGVPPDVRAYADRVAHFLEEYAPDSRK, from the coding sequence GTGACCGAGGCGTACGCCGTACCCGTGCCCAAGGGCTACCGGGTCGGCGGCTGGGAGGTGCGTGAGCCCATCGCGACGGGCGCCTTCGGCAGTGTGTACGCGGCCCGGCGCGTCGGTGACGGCACCGGACTGCCGCCCACGGCCGCGCTGAAGTTCCTGCCCACCGGGACGGCCACGCCCCGCCGGCTGACCCACCTGCGCGAACTGGCCGAGCGGGAGGTCGAGCTGTACCGGCGGCTGCGGCATCCGCGGCTGCTGCGGATGTACCAGACGCTGACGGTCGACGACCCGGGCCGGCCGGAGCTGGACGGCGCCACCGTCCTCGTCCTGGAGCGTGCCGAGGGCTCCCTGTCGGCGCTGCTCGCCGCGACGCCCCGGCCCGCGTCCGGCCCCGCGCTGCTCGCCCAGATCGCCGAGGGACTCGCCCAGTTGCACGGCGCCGGCTGGGTGCACGGCGATCTGAAGCCGGCCAACGTGCTGCTGATGGCGGACGGTTCGGTGCGCCTCGCCGACTTCAACATGGCTGCGGAGCTGGAGGGCACCCACGCCTACACGCCGGCCTTCTCCACCCCCGACTACACCCCGCCGGAACTGCTCTGGACCGAGATCGGCGAACGGGGCCGCCGTATCCGCCCGTCCGCCGACATCTGGGCCTTCGGTGTCCTCGCCCACCTCGTGCTCACCGGCACCTTCCCGCTGCCCGGCGCCACCTCGACCGCCCGGCGCGACGCGGCGGCGGCCTACGCCCGCGGCGCCGACGAACTGCGCCTGTCGCCGGAACTGCCCGAGGAGTGGCGGGAGATCGTGCGCGCCTGCCTGACCCGGACGCACCGGCAGCGCATCGGCGGCACCGTGCTGCTGCGCCGGGTGACGGCGGCCGCGGGCCCGGACCGGCACGTCTTCGGCCTGCCCCGTCTGCACACCGCCCGCCGTCTGAGCACCGCCCGCCGTCTGCACCCTGCCCGCCGTCTGCGCCCTGCCCGCCGCCGCTTGCGCCGCGGGGCCGTCGCGGCCGTCCTGGCCGGGGCCGCCGCGGCCCTGGCCGCCCTCGCCTACGGCATCAGCGTCCGGGCGGGTGCCGGCGGGGCCGGCGGCGGCACCACCGGATCCGGCGCGTCCGCGAACGTCTCCGCCGCCGCGTACGGCGCCTCCGAGCTCCGCACCGACCGGGGCGTTCCGCCCGCCTACCGGCTGCTGATCGTCGAGACGGCGCACGACTGCGACCAGAAGGAGGTCACGCCGGTCCTGATCGCCGCCATGCTGAAGGTGGAGAGCGACTTCGACCCGGATCTCTCCGACCCCGACCACAACGAGTACGGCATCGCCCGCTGGACCCCGCGCGTCCTGCGCTGGTGGATGAACGAGGACGGCACCCCCGGCGAGACGGTCCCCCGGCCGCCCTTCCCGCCCGCCGAGTCCATCCCGGCGATGGGCCGCTACCTGTGCTGGATCGCCCCGCGCCTGCACGAGGGCCTGCCCGGCGACCGGCAAGTCCTGATCGCCTCCGCGTACCGCACGTCGTACCGCACGGTGAACGCGACGAAGGGCGTGCCCCCGGACGTCCGCGCCTATGCCGACCGCGTCGCCCACTTCCTCGAGGAGTACGCGCCCGACAGCCGGAAGTGA
- a CDS encoding bifunctional methylenetetrahydrofolate dehydrogenase/methenyltetrahydrofolate cyclohydrolase codes for MTAQILDGKATAAAIKSDLTARVAALKEKGVTPGLGTILVGDDPGSQKYVAGKHRDCAQVGIASIQRELPATATQEEIEAAVRELNEDPACTGYIVQLPLPKGIDENRILELMDPDKDADGLHPMNLGRLVLNEPAPLPCTPNGVLTLLRRYGVEIKGAEVVVVGRGVTIGRPMPLLLTRRSENATVTQCHTGTRDLSAHLKRADIIVAAAGSAHLIRAEDVKPGAAVLDVGVSRSAEGKIVGDVHPDVAEVAAWISPNPGGVGPMTRAQLLVNVVEAAERSVG; via the coding sequence ATGACCGCCCAGATTCTCGATGGCAAGGCCACCGCAGCCGCGATCAAGTCCGATCTGACCGCCCGCGTGGCGGCGCTGAAGGAGAAGGGCGTCACGCCCGGCCTCGGCACGATCCTGGTCGGGGACGACCCCGGCAGCCAGAAGTACGTCGCCGGCAAGCACCGCGACTGCGCGCAGGTGGGCATCGCCTCCATCCAGCGCGAACTGCCCGCCACGGCGACCCAGGAAGAGATCGAGGCGGCCGTCCGCGAGCTCAACGAGGACCCGGCCTGCACCGGGTACATCGTGCAACTGCCGCTGCCCAAGGGCATCGACGAGAACCGCATCCTCGAGCTGATGGACCCGGACAAGGACGCGGACGGGCTGCACCCGATGAACCTGGGGCGCCTCGTCCTCAACGAGCCCGCCCCGCTGCCCTGCACCCCGAACGGCGTGCTGACGCTGCTGCGCCGCTACGGCGTGGAGATCAAGGGCGCCGAGGTCGTGGTCGTCGGACGCGGCGTGACCATCGGCCGGCCGATGCCGCTGCTGCTCACCCGCCGCAGCGAGAACGCCACCGTGACGCAGTGCCACACCGGCACGCGTGACCTGTCGGCGCACCTCAAGCGCGCGGACATCATCGTGGCCGCCGCCGGTTCCGCCCACCTCATCCGCGCCGAGGACGTCAAGCCCGGCGCGGCCGTGCTCGACGTCGGCGTCTCCCGCAGCGCCGAGGGCAAGATCGTGGGCGACGTCCACCCCGACGTCGCCGAGGTCGCCGCCTGGATCTCCCCGAACCCCGGCGGGGTCGGCCCGATGACCCGTGCGCAGCTGCTCGTCAACGTGGTCGAGGCGGCGGAGCGCAGTGTCGGCTGA
- a CDS encoding DUF3017 domain-containing protein has product MSAEHRTPSGAEQRTSGGAEQRAPSGAEQRTSDGAEQRAPGDAEHRTAGEHETPGGQERPRGHESPEELTVRDPVSAPDAEGRPRRATRRFPLFTKDTARPEGGGRAAPGDAPAPARQWPVLAVLGLAGLGLLVTAFGQFRIGTLLIGVALLSGGAMRWLLPDVGMLAVRSRFTDIVTYGLMGTVIVLLALMAQPDPLLQIPFLKDTLHFTVTSE; this is encoded by the coding sequence GTGTCGGCTGAGCACCGGACCCCGAGCGGGGCCGAGCAGCGGACGTCGGGCGGGGCCGAGCAGCGGGCCCCGAGCGGGGCCGAGCAGCGGACGTCGGACGGGGCCGAGCAGCGGGCCCCGGGCGACGCTGAGCACCGGACCGCGGGCGAGCACGAGACGCCCGGCGGGCAGGAGAGGCCGCGGGGACACGAGTCACCGGAGGAACTCACCGTCCGGGACCCCGTCAGCGCGCCCGACGCCGAAGGGCGGCCGCGGCGGGCCACCCGGCGCTTCCCGCTGTTCACCAAGGACACCGCGCGGCCCGAGGGCGGTGGCCGGGCCGCGCCCGGGGACGCTCCCGCGCCCGCCCGGCAGTGGCCCGTCCTCGCCGTGCTGGGGCTGGCCGGGCTCGGGCTGCTCGTGACGGCGTTCGGCCAGTTCCGGATCGGCACGCTGCTGATCGGCGTCGCCCTGCTGAGCGGTGGTGCGATGCGCTGGCTGCTGCCGGACGTCGGCATGCTCGCCGTCCGCTCCCGCTTCACGGACATCGTCACCTACGGCCTGATGGGCACCGTGATCGTGCTGCTGGCGCTGATGGCACAGCCGGATCCGCTGCTGCAGATCCCGTTCCTGAAGGACACCCTGCACTTCACGGTCACCAGCGAATGA